Proteins encoded within one genomic window of Fragaria vesca subsp. vesca linkage group LG1, FraVesHawaii_1.0, whole genome shotgun sequence:
- the LOC101311706 gene encoding putative disease resistance RPP13-like protein 1-like: MEGRRLVLGMEASAGYRVSQTISSTSLVEECVYERDEEKETLVRLLVSDDESGDKIGVIPIVGMGGIGKTTLAQFLYNDVTVRQHFDLQAWVCVSKEFDVLRISQHIYESLTSKACQITNLALLQSKLKATVMGKRFFFVLDDIWNRNYNQLESLKRPLESGAHGSKIIVTTRNEDVASMMGTLSPQPDCLKPISEEDGWLLFEKHAFRSRGVCGQSQLEEIGRQIVRKCNGLPLALKSLGGLLCSKLQSDEWESILDSEMWELPQEESDILPSLWLSYVHLPPHLKRCFSYCSIFPKNYRLQKSELVSLWKAQGFLQPKKKKIEEKIGEEYFNDLISRSFFQRSTSSEHFIMHDLINDLANFVSGEFCVRREDTIREAKYLRTLLPLPKYRFYLGTFYKMEFQEVLYEVLPKLQCLRVLNLSMYNIEELPDAINNLKHLRHLDMSETTIRKLPDTICTLYNLQTLLLCKCQRLTALPSNLGRLIYLSHLDIEGTKIEKMPPRMGDLKDLQMLTDFVLDKYTDDHNSLELKKLQKLHGTLCISGLSKVVNGRALVADIVRDKEFLIGLILKWDYICHKDDMVKQIEALEKLQPHLNLERLTISGYGGQVFPGWSGYYFSSALVYLHLVDCVNCIALPPLGQLPSLSELHICGVREVVSIGSEFYYGDGNCVNKPFRCLRSLKFENMGGWKEWCYVGGDDNEGGVFPELVQLHISACPILTGRLALDSFPMLKEVDLKNTELSSLVTSSPDSKLLNLESLLLKWCPNIVSFPDGGLNAQVKDSKDSGM; encoded by the exons ATGGAGGGGAGAAGACTTGTCTTGGGTATGGAAGCAAGTGCTGGATACCGGGTATCACAAACAATATCTTCAACTTCTTTGGTAGAAGAGTGTGTGTACGAAAGAGATGAGGAAAAGGAGACACTTGTTAGATTGTTGGTATCAGATGATGAGAGTGGCGATAAGATAGGTGTGATTCCTATTGTGGGCATGGGTGGGATTGGGAAAACCACCCTTGCTCAGTTTCTATACAATGATGTTACAGTCAGACAACATTTTGACCTCCAAGCATGGGTTTGCGTTTCAAAAGAGTTTGATGTTCTGAGGATTTCACAACACATTTATGAGTCACTCACCTCTAAAGCTTGCCAAATCACAAACCTTGCTCTGCTTCAATCAAAGTTGAAGGCAACTGTGATGGGGAAAAGGTTCTTCTTTGTTCTTGATGACATATGGAACAGGAATTATAACCAGTTGGAATCCTTAAAGCGTCCCCTCGAGTCTGGAGCACATGGAAGTAAGATTATTGTCACTACACGCAATGAGGATGTTGCAAGTATGATGGGTACTCTTTCACCTCAACCGGACTGTCTAAAGCCAATATCTGAGGAAGATGGCTGGTTGTTATTTGAAAAACATGCCTTCAGAAGTAGAGGAGTTTGTGGACAATCACAGCTTGAAGAGATAGGAAGACAAATTGTCAGAAAGTGTAATGGCCTTCCGTTGGCCCTTAAATCCCTTGGGGGTCTCTTATGTTCTAAACTACAGTCTGATGAATGGGAAAGCATATTGGACAGTGAGATGTGGGAATTGCCACAGGAGGAGAGTGACATTCTGCCGTCGCTTTGGTTGAGCTATGTGCATTTGCCTCCACATCTCAAGCGCTGTTTTAGCTACTGTTCGATATTTCCCAAAAACTATCGACTACAAAAATCAGAGCTGGTTTCCTTGTGGAAGGCCCAAGGTTTCTTGCAACCCAAAAAGAAGAAAATAGAAGAAAAAATTGGGGAAGAGTACTTCAATGATCTAATCTCAAGGTCATTTTTCCAGCGTTCAACAAGTTCTGAACACTTTATCATGCATGACCTTATCAATGATCTAGCAAACTTTGTATCTGGAGAATTTTGTGTCAGACGGGAGGACA CTATACGTGAAGCTAAATATTTGCGCACTCTTCTACCTCTACCTAAATATCGATTCTATCTGGGGACTTTCTATAAAATGGAATTCCAAGAAGTACTATATGAGGTATTGCCAAAACTACAATGTTTAAGAGTGTTGAATTTATCAATGTATAACATTGAGGAACTGCCTGATGCGATTAACAACTTGAAACATCTCAGGCACCTGGACATGTCTGAAACTACCATCAGAAAGTTACCTGATACTATTTGTACTTTGTATAATTTGCAAACATTACTGTTGTGCAAGTGTCAACGTCTTACAGCACTGCCAAGCAACCTGGGACGATTGATCTACTTGAGCCATCTGGATATTGAAGGTACAAAGATAGAAAAGATGCCACCACGTATGGGCGATCTCAAGGATCTGCAGATGTTAACCGATTTTGTGCTGGACAAGTATACCGACGACCATAATTCTTTAGAGCTCAAGAAGCTTCAAAAATTACATGGAACGCTTTGTATTTCAGGGCTTTCGAAAGTTGTAAATGGCAGGGCTTTGGTGGCTGACATTGTGAGGGACAAAGAGTTTCTTATTGGATTAATTTTGAAATGGGATTATATTTGTCACAAAGACGATATGGTGAAACAAATAGAAGCGCTTGAGAAGCTCCAACCTCACCTGAACCTGGAGAGGCTTACAATAAGTGGTTATGGAGGCCAGGTGTTTCCAGGTTGGTCAGGATATTATTTTTCCTCTGCTCTTGTTTATCTTCATCTTGTTGATTGTGTGAATTGTATCGCCTTGCCACCATTGGGACAGTTACCTTCCCTCAGTGAGCTTCATATTTGTGGGGTACGCGAAGTGGTGTCCATAGGTTCTGAATTCTATTATGGTGATGGCAATTGTGTGAATAAACCATTTAGATGTCTACGCTCTTTAAAATTTGAAAACATGGGAGGGTGGAAAGAATGGTGTTATGTTGGAGGCGACGATAATGAAGGTGGTGTTTTTCCTGAACTTGTTCAACTTCATATATCAGCCTGTCCCATTCTTACTGGGAGATTAGCATTAGACAGTTTCCCGATGCTGAAAGAGGTCGACTTGAAGAATACTGAACTATCATCACTAGTCACTAGTTCACCGGACTCTAAACTCTTAAACCTGGAAAGCTTGCTGTTAAAGTGGTGTCCGAATATTGTATCTTTTCCTGATGGAGGGTTGAATGCCCAAGTTAAGGACTCTAAAGATAGTGGAATGTGA
- the LOC101312001 gene encoding ABC transporter I family member 1-like codes for MSLRKPPLPCRLLNNVSCMRNAQQILRHVNATVHDGGALVLMGTNGSGKTTFLRMLAGFSKPSAGQVLWNGHDITDSGVFHQYKLQLNWLSLKDAVKEKFTVLDNVQWFEVLEGKMGNSLPALELMGLGRLAKEKVRMLSMGQRKRLQLARLLAIDRPIWLLDEPSVALDTDGVKLLEYIIAEHRKKGGIVIVATHLLVEIEDVTYLRLPARFPRRMTLVDMLDRSDF; via the coding sequence ATGTCTTTGCGAAAGCCACCGCTTCCTTGTCGTCTCCTCAACAATGTCTCTTGTATGAGGAATGCTCAGCAGATCTTGCGTCATGTAAATGCCACAGTTCATGATGGTGGAGCACTTGTGCTGATGGGCACCAATGGCTCGGGCAAGACTACCTTCCTGCGCATGTTAGCTGGCTTTTCTAAGCCTTCTGCTGGCCAGGTCCTCTGGAATGGGCATGACATCACAGATTCAGGAGTCTTCCACCAGTACAAGCTCCAGCTCAACTGGCTCTCACTCAAAGACGCAGTCAAAGAGAAGTTCACAGTCCTTGACAATGTCCAGTGGTTTGAAGTCCTCGAAGGCAAGATGGGGAATTCCCTGCCTGCTCTGGAGCTGATGGGCCTCGGCAGATTGGCCAAAGAGAAGGTGAGAATGCTCTCAATGGGGCAGCGGAAGAGACTCCAGCTCGCGAGGTTGCTAGCAATCGACAGGCCTATCTGGTTGCTTGACGAGCCCTCTGTCGCATTGGACACTGACGGAGTGAAGCTGCTCGAGTACATCATTGCAGAGCATAGAAAGAAAGGCGGCATTGTCATTGTGGCAACACATCTGCTTGTCGAGATCGAAGACGTGACATACCTGAGACTGCCAGCTAGGTTCCCAAGGAGAATGACCTTGGTAGACATGCTTGATCGTTCAGACTTTTGA
- the LOC101308311 gene encoding uncharacterized protein LOC101308311, translating into MEIQKLNSSLTPSTGMTTKLGSDYHQPEEDRPLAPTGRIHKEEEEEPKPLRGGIRSSSPPQTGENQPKMCGNCGKLYTTRYCNLKCLYYDGPLLPSRPCKQRDVKDLKSRRGETTSETNPEPESRSEPGFFCEWFTKKDLDRHREMMRKYPGLRA; encoded by the exons ATGGAAATCCAAAAGCTAAATTCCTCTTTGACACCGTCGACAGGCATGACCACGAAACTAGGCTCCGACTACCACCAACCGGAAGAAGATCGTCCTTTGGCTCCAACTG GTCGGATCCACAAAGAAGAAGAAGAAGAACCAAAGCCATTAAGAGGTGGAATTAGAAGCAGCAGCCCACCACAAACAGGGGAAAACCAGCCGAAGATGTGTGGGAACTGTGGCAAGTTGTACACCACCCGCTACTGCAACTTAAAGTGCCTCTATTACGACGGCCCTTTGTTGCCCTCAAGGCCCTGTAAACAAAGGGATGTCAAGGACTTAAAATCAAGAAGAGGAGAAACAACTTCAGAGACAAACCCCGAGCCAGAGTCGCGATCGGAACCGGGTTTCTTCTGTGAATGGTTCACTAAAAAAGATCTTGACCGCCACAGAGAGATGATGCGGAAGTATCCGGGGTTAAGAGCATGA
- the LOC101308603 gene encoding ABC transporter I family member 1-like has translation MSLRKPPIPRLLLNNVSCMRNAQQILRHVNATVHDGGALVLMGTNGSGKSTFLRMLAGFSKPSAGQVLWNGHDITDSGVFHQYKLQLNWLSLKDAVKEKFTVLDNVQWFEVLEGKMGNSLPALELMGLGRLAKEKARMLSMGQRKRLQLARLLAIDRPIWLLDEPSVALDTDGVKLLEYIIAEHRKKGGIVIVATHLPIEIEDATYLRLPARFPRRMTLVDMLDRSDF, from the coding sequence ATGTCTTTGCGAAAGCCCCCGATCCCTCGTCTTCTCCTCAACAACGTCTCTTGTATGAGGAATGCTCAGCAGATCTTGCGTCATGTAAATGCCACAGTACATGATGGTGGAGCACTTGTGCTGATGGGCACAAATGGCTCGGGCAAGAGTACCTTCCTGCGCATGTTAGCTGGCTTTTCTAAGCCTTCTGCTGGCCAGGTCCTCTGGAACGGGCATGACATCACGGATTCAGGAGTTTTCCACCAGTACAAGCTCCAGCTCAACTGGCTCTCACTCAAAGACGCTGTCAAAGAGAAGTTCACAGTCCTCGACAATGTCCAGTGGTTTGAAGTCCTCGAAGGCAAGATGGGGAATTCCCTGCCTGCTCTGGAGCTGATGGGCCTCGGCAGATTGGCCAAAGAGAAGGCGAGAATGCTCTCAATGGGGCAGCGGAAGAGACTCCAGCTCGCAAGGTTGCTAGCAATCGACAGGCCTATTTGGTTGCTCGACGAGCCCTCTGTTGCATTGGACACCGACGGAGTGAAGCTGCTCGAGTACATCATTGCAGAGCATAGAAAGAAAGGCGGCATTGTCATAGTGGCAACACATCTGCCTATTGAGATCGAAGACGCGACATACCTGAGACTGCCAGCTAGGTTCCCAAGGAGAATGACCTTGGTAGACATGCTTGATCGTTCAGACTTTTGA
- the LOC101312288 gene encoding uncharacterized protein LOC101312288: MEKKPLWVPTIVAQVSLCLCLYLAFQLGQPQNSVYLHRTSESRDLYFISVRGGFRPLKQQTHLLKQMARVAKKYKAKFVVDISDLGKDDPLMQNGTLHFSSLKVPWYTTTVSGRYGGGYFQKQIRLPYEKTLDLIGVDTGSIEGKVLISETSSEFGYNQLHWLTRTLEATSSDWRIVVGFHPLAKCGDNEEGMEAKQVVESLHHSFMKYEVNAYISGQGCTSNVQQGSLSYIGNPGSMNALTSETSVLRRDSEVEFLLHRVSSLEMVTYFVSSSGEVVHKSVLHQKGRAAM; the protein is encoded by the exons ATGGAGAAGAAACCATTATGGGTTCCAACTATAGTGGCGCAAGTGAGTCTCTGCTTATGTCTCTACCTTGCCTTTCAACTAGGTCAGCCTCAGAACTCTGTGTACCTCCATAGAACAAGTGAAAGCAGAGATCTTTACTTCATCAGCGTCAGAGGAGGGTTCAGACCTCTCAAGCAACAGACCCATCTTCTCAAACAG ATGGCGAGGGTGGCAAAGAAGTACAAGGCAAAATTTGTGGTGGATATCAGTGATCTTGGGAAGGATGATCCACTCATGCAGAAT GGTACCCTGCATTTTTCATCACTGAAGGTTCCCTGGTATACTACTACAGTATCAGGCAGATATGGAGGGGGTTACTTCCAGAAGCAGATAAGACTACCTTATGAGAAAACCTTAGACCTCATTGGTGTGGATACTGGGTCAATTGAG GGGAAGGTTTTAATCTCGGAAACATCAAGTGAGTTTGGATACAATCAATTACATTGGCTGACAAGGACACTAGAGGCAACCAGCAGTGACTG GCGCATAGTTGTTGGTTTCCACCCATTGGCTAAATGCGGTGATAATGAAGAGGGAATGGAAGCAAAACAAGTTGTTGAGTCTCTACACCATAGTTTTATGAAATATGAAGTG AATGCGTATATCAGTGGACAGGGTTGCACTAGCAATGTCCAACAAGGTAGCCTGAGCTACATTGGGAACCCGGGCTCAATGAATGCACTAACTTCTGAGACATCAGTACTAAGAAG AGATTCAGAGGTCGAGTTTCTTCTTCATAGAGTCAGCTCTCTAGAAATG GTCACCTACTTTGTTAGCTCGAGCGGGGAAGTTGTGCATAAGTCTGTACTCCATCAGAAGGGTCGAGCAGCCATGTAA
- the LOC101308899 gene encoding uncharacterized protein LOC101308899 — MEDDDEFGDLYTDVLQSFQSSSQSSSAPAPPPQQPLHRPIDLNLKTEPADDEILPPVPPQSNPNSQTLAPDSAPNADSRVLEARDVKLESKDSDLNEKEVNFDIEEESTNEIPGMGLDAVIPGLSGAAPVRNTENNNPEGSRRDGGDDWDSDDSEDDLQIVLNDNNAMGMERGNGEEDDDDGLVIMAESELNHAGEEPEWGEEGQQAADGERKEMGEAGRGGGGGGGGPMVAPKIGYSNHGYHPFHSQFKYVRPGAVPMPGPTNSGPGVPGQVRPLVNMGPTPGRGRGDWRPTGLKNGTPMQKNFHSGFGTPGWGNNMGGRGFGGGLEFTLPSHKTIFDVDIDGFEEKPWKYPGADTSDYFNFGLNDDSWRDYCKQLEQLRLESTMQSKIRVYESGRTEQEYDPDLPPELAAATGMHDFPTANTNLGKSEGGQSDFAKGSARMRPPIPTGRAIQVESGYGERFPSCENRPQRMRDSDAVIEIVLQDSLDDDSSARNDIPDGTENDPSKEDGSAIGEGDLRQDDKTYSNGFPHAHNNRKSDSLGRKRPFNGSVPEDVESLPFRPEGPVQRAGSGDQTPSSTGGSFGENRGTQRRARDRSPRSTRDMKFPDNQKEGSVESVAGRRSPLISSPVSHGAARESNVQHRSGDQDEPLPGDENSGMEKEEMAANVNDGVPNHQKLTSRVEQSADEELDDGEDSKAARSSDNSKARSGSSRDYQKWRDGVEEEVIQGRSSHSGGIKSHLDEKEQGFQRKGRDGRPEPDRNQMLLKGREGSYPYRDWDPSSVHHSQFKNDALHRRKEREILDGAWQRRDDDPYSRRIRTEEPRKRERGDEMGSRHRSKIRESERSDKDEYMQSRKQLDNGSYRVFYDKDVGSRPREREDSLKGRYEHIDDYHGKRRKDEEYMRRDQIDKEELLQGHRDTTTRRKRERDEVLDQRKRDDQQKVRDNPDDHHSVRHKDESWLQRERGDRQREREEWHRLKQSHEENLPKRERDDGRVSVRGGRVSEDKAWVGHARAKDENKGSDKEHQNKETVRHGEQSKRRDRVEEESSHHRGREDAHARGNQMNIDERRSGKERSSTRNERVDSQKVHDRKHKENSRRNKEIEIADISTSITSKRHQDDQSGRSKEMGLKGTREQGVGHSSKRHREDASSDDEQQDLKKGRSKLERWTSQKERDFSILSKSSSTSKFKELDRGSSDGSKLPDDSSKPVEAVDNQHPLPEENAGDQDIKDGDTKPLDTDTTLEGRHLDTVEKLKKRSERFKLPLPSEKEPSTIKKIETELLPSPNSDPPVVESEIKPERPARKRRWISN, encoded by the exons ATGGAAGACGACGATGAATTTGGAGATCTCTACACCGACGTCCTCCAATCTTTCCAGTCCTCATCCCAATCGTCCTCCGCCCCGGCACCGCCGCCGCAGCAGCCTCTCCACCGTCCGATCGATCTCAACCTCAAAACCGAGCCCGCCGACGACGAGATCCTCCCCCCGGTTCCGCCTCAATCCAATCCCAATTCCCAAACCCTAGCTCCCGATTCGGCTCCTAACGCCGATTCTAGGGTTTTGGAGGCGAGGGATGTGAAATTGGAGAGTAAAGATTCGGATTTGAACGAAAAGGAGGTGAATTTCGATATCGAGGAGGAGAGTACTAATGAGATTCCCGGCATGGGATTGGACGCCGTGATTCCGGGGCTCTCCGGCGCGGCGCCGGTGAGGAATACGGAGAATAACAACCCGGAAGGTTCGAGAAGGGACGGCGGCGATGATTGGGACAGTGATGATAGTGAGGATGACTTGCAGATTGTGTTGAATGATAACAACGCAATGGGGATGGAGAGAGGCAATGGCGAGGAGGATGATGACGACGGGCTGGTTATCATGGCGGAGAGTGAGCTCAATCATGCCGGGGAGGAGCCGGAGTGGGGAGAAGAGGGGCAGCAGGCGGCGGACGGTGAGAGGAAGGAGATGGGGGAGGCTGGGAGAGGAGGAGGAGGAGGAGGAGGAGGTCCGATGGTGGCGCCGAAAATTGGGTATAGCAATCATGGGTATCATCCATTTCATTCCCAGTTTAAG TATGTGAGACCAGGTGCTGTGCCAATGCCTGGACCGACTAATTCTGGTCCTGGAGTCCCAGGTCAAGTTCGTCCACTTGTAAACATGGGCCCAACACCTGGTCGAGGTAGAGGTGACTGGAGACCAACTGGATTAAAAAACGGTACTCCGATGCAGAAAAATTTTCACTCCGGCTTTGGTACACCTGGCTGGGGCAACAATATGGGTGGTCGCGGTTTCGGGGGTGGACTTGAATTCACACTTCCTTCTCACAA GACCATATTTGATGTGGACATTGACGGTTTTGAGGAAAAACCTTGGAAATATCCTGGTGCTGATACTTCAGACTATTTCAACTTTGGATTAAATGATGATAGCTGGAGAGATTATTGCAAACAGCTG GAACAGCTCCGTTTGGAGTCCACCATGCAAAGCAAAATCCGTGTCTACGAAAGTGGACGAACAGAACAG GAATATGATCCAGATCTGCCTCCAGAATTGGCAGCAGCAACTGGTATGCATGACTTTCCTACTGCTAATACAAACCTGGGAAAGTCAGAGGGCGGGCAAAGTGATTTTGCAAAAGGATCTGCTCGCATGCGTCCGCCTATT CCAACTGGAAGAGCAATACAGGTGGAAAGTGGTTATGGTGAACGTTTCCCCTCATGTGAAAACCGGCCACAGCGAATGCGTGACTCAGATGCTGTCATTGAA ATTGTCTTGCAGGACTCTTTAGATGATGATTCCTCTGCACGAAATGATATCCCAGACGGAACTGAAAATGATCCTTCCAAAGAGGATGGAAGTGCTATTGGTGAGGGAGACCTTCGACAGGATGACAAGACCTACTCCAATGGTTTTCCACACGCGCACAATAACCGAAAGAGTGATTCACTTGGAAGGAAAAGGCCATTCAATGGTAGTGTGCCAGAAGACGTTGAAAGTTTGCCCTTCCGTCCAGAAGGGCCAGTCCAACGTGCTGGTTCTGGGGACCAGACTCCCAGTTCTACTGGTGGTAGTTTTGGAGAAAATAGGGGTACACAGAGAAGAGCACGTGACAGATCTCCTAGGAGTACAAGAGACATGAAATTTCCTGACAATCAAAAGGAAGGATCAGTGGAAAGCGTGGCTGGCAGACGAAGTCCTTTGATCTCATCTCCTGTCTCACATGGGGCTGCCCGTGAGTCAAATGTTCAGCATAGAAGCGGTGACCAAGATGAGCCTTTACCGGGTGATGAAAACTCTGGAATGGAAAAAGAGGAAATGGCTGCGAATGTAAATGATGGAGTTCCAAACCATCAAAAGTTGACTTCACGAGTTGAACAGTCTGCTGATGAAGAACTTGATGATGGTGAAGACTCCAAGGCTGCAAGAAGTAGTGACAACAGCAAAGCAAGATCAGGAAGCAGTAGGGATTATCAGAAGTGGAGGGATGGAGTTGAGGAGGAAGTAATTCAAGGACGTTCATCTCACTCTGGAGGCATCAAGAGTCACCTTGATGAAAAGGAACAGGGATTCCAAAGAAAAGGCCGTGATGGTAGACCAGAACCGGATAGAAATCAAATGTTACTCAAAGGGAGGGAGGGTTCTTATCCGTATAGGGATTGGGATCCTAGCTCTGTTCATCATTCACAATTTAAAAATGATGCGCTTCATAGGCGTAAAGAGAGGGAAATTCTTGATGGAGCATGGCAAAGGAGGGATGATGATCCTTATAGCAGAAGGATTAGAACTGAAGAACCACGGAAGAGGGAACGTGGTGATGAAATGGGATCCAGGCACAGGAGTAAGATTCGTGAAAGTGAGAGGAGTGACAAAGATGAGTATATGCAGTCAAGAAAGCAGTTAGATAATGGCAGCTATAGGGTCTTTTATGATAAGGATGTGGGATCACGACCCAGGGAAAGAGAAGATAGTCTGAAGGGCAGGTATGAACATATAGATGATTACCATGGCAAGAGAAGGAAAGATGAGGAATACATGAGGAGGGACCAAATAGATAAAGAAGAACTTCTACAGGGCCACAGAGATACTACCACTCGCCGAAAGCGTGAAAGGGATGAAGTTTTAGATCAGCGTAAAAGAGATGACCAGCAGAAAGTCAGGGATAATCCTGATGACCACCACTCTGTCAGGCACAAAGATGAAAGCTGGTTGCAGAGGGAGAGAGGTGACAGACAAAGAGAAAGGGAGGAGTGGCATAGGCTTAAGCAATCACATGAAGAAAATCTACCAAAGAGGGAAAGAGATGATGGTCGAGTTTCTGTAAGGGGTGGGCGTGTTTCAGAAGACAAAGCATGGGTAGGCCATGCTAGGGCGAAGGATGAAAACAAAGGCTCTGATAAGGAGCACCAAAATAAAGAGACTGTGCGACATGGTGAGCAGTCCAAAAGAAGGGATAGGGTTGAGGAGGAAAGTTCACATCATAGGGGACGTGAGGATGCTCATGCACGGGGAAATCAAATGAATATTGATGAGAGACGATCTGGAAAAGAGAGATCAAGTACTCGCAATGAACGTGTTGATAGTCAAAAGGTCCATGATAGAAAACATAAAGAGAATTCAAGAAGGAATAAAGAAATTGAAATTGCTGATATCAGCACTTCAATCACTTCCAAAAGACATCAAGACGACCAAAGTGGCCGTAGCAAGGAGATG GGCTTGAAAGGCACCCGTGAGCAAGGAGTTGGTCACTCTTCTAAAAGGCACAGGGAAGATGCTTCCTCTGATGATGAGCAGCAGGATTTAAAAAAGGGGCGCTCCAAATTGGAACGATGGACAAGTCAGAAGGAGAGGGATTTCAGCATCTTAAGTAAGTCATCCTCTACCTCAAAGTTCAAAGAGCTTGATAGGGGATCCTCAGATGGCAGTAAACTTCCAGATGATTCTTCCAAGCCTGTTGAGGCTGTTGATAACCAACATCCATTGCCTGAGGAGAATGCTGGTGATCAGGATATTAAGGATGGTGACACAAAACCATTAGATACAGACACGACATTGGAGGGCCGTCACCTGGACACCGTTGAGAAGTTGAAGAAACGAAGTGAGCGGTTCAAGCTTCCATTGCCGAGCGAAAAAGAACCATCAACAATCAAAAAGATTGAGACCGAACTGCTGCCTTCCCCTAATAGTGACCCTCCTGTGGTAGAATCTGAGATCAAACCAGAACGGCCAGCTCGGAAAAGAAGATGGATCAGCAACTAA